From a region of the Mytilus galloprovincialis chromosome 3, xbMytGall1.hap1.1, whole genome shotgun sequence genome:
- the LOC143067480 gene encoding uncharacterized protein LOC143067480 isoform X2, with protein MSYRLNLSKDYGSDEDKIVNAVIDKNEGFLKRHMVLSSSIVGKLRTTGVLNDMANVKMKVKSNESQVHILLCVLRRSGMRVFRKFIEVLRTSMDSWVADVILDTNVAETAFMGKKYTLIDHIKKEDYYEDNASTEYKALDVIPYSIPQISDKYASKRTISNLSEKMAAIKSMNSRGYGLSSSNQLQRMTTMFDSERQTQEAALAVLRQEENAIRELLDQNIKEQTQIRRNQKSLYEIDKKLKQISMETSQLSSPLPRSNRARERLMHIQRMPRLNLSRDDMINST; from the exons ATGTCGTACAGACTGAACTTAAGTAAAGACTACGGTTCAGACGAAGACAAAATAGTGAATGCCGTGATTGATAAAAATGAAGGATTTCTTAAACGACACATGGTTTTGTCATCGTCAATAGTAGGCAAGCTACGAACAACCGGAGTTCTCAATGATATGGCtaatgttaaaatgaaagtaa AAAGCAACGAATCGCAGGTACATATACTGCTATGTGTATTACGTCGAAGTGGGATGCGTGTTTTCCGAAAGTTTATCGAGGTATTACGGACGTCAATGGACAGCTGGGTAGCTGATGTAATTTTAGACACAAATGTTGCAGAAACTGCTTTTATGGGGAAAAAGTACACATTAATTGACCATATAAAGAAAGAGGACTATTACGAAGATAATGCTAGTACGGAGTACAAAGCATTAGATGTAATACCTTACAGCATCCCGCAAATATCAGACAAATATGCAAGCAAGAGAACAATTTCTAATTTATCGGAAAAAATGGCGGCTATCAAAAGTATGAATTCTCGGGGATATGGTTTGTCATCGTCGAATCAATTACAGAGGATGACAACAATGTTTGACAGTGAAAGACAGACTCAAGAGGCAGCTTTAGCGGTTTTAAGACAAGAAGAGAACGCAATAAGAGAACTTCTTGACCAAAACATCAAAGAACAAACACAGATTCGAAGAAACCAAAAATCTCTTTATGAAATCGACAAAAAGTTAAAGCAAATATCGATGGAAACCTCTCAGTTATCAAGTCCGTTACCAAGATCAAACAGAGCTCGGGAGAGACTGATGCATATCCAAAGAATGCCAAGGTTGAATCTTTCACGAGATGATATGATAAACAGTAcctga
- the LOC143067480 gene encoding uncharacterized protein LOC143067480 isoform X1, translating to MSYRLNLSKDYGSDEDKIVNAVIDKNEGFLKRHMVLSSSIVGKLRTTGVLNDMANVKMKGESNESQVHILLCVLRRSGMRVFRKFIEVLRTSMDSWVADVILDTNVAETAFMGKKYTLIDHIKKEDYYEDNASTEYKALDVIPYSIPQISDKYASKRTISNLSEKMAAIKSMNSRGYGLSSSNQLQRMTTMFDSERQTQEAALAVLRQEENAIRELLDQNIKEQTQIRRNQKSLYEIDKKLKQISMETSQLSSPLPRSNRARERLMHIQRMPRLNLSRDDMINST from the exons ATGTCGTACAGACTGAACTTAAGTAAAGACTACGGTTCAGACGAAGACAAAATAGTGAATGCCGTGATTGATAAAAATGAAGGATTTCTTAAACGACACATGGTTTTGTCATCGTCAATAGTAGGCAAGCTACGAACAACCGGAGTTCTCAATGATATGGCtaatgttaaaatgaaa GGAGAAAGCAACGAATCGCAGGTACATATACTGCTATGTGTATTACGTCGAAGTGGGATGCGTGTTTTCCGAAAGTTTATCGAGGTATTACGGACGTCAATGGACAGCTGGGTAGCTGATGTAATTTTAGACACAAATGTTGCAGAAACTGCTTTTATGGGGAAAAAGTACACATTAATTGACCATATAAAGAAAGAGGACTATTACGAAGATAATGCTAGTACGGAGTACAAAGCATTAGATGTAATACCTTACAGCATCCCGCAAATATCAGACAAATATGCAAGCAAGAGAACAATTTCTAATTTATCGGAAAAAATGGCGGCTATCAAAAGTATGAATTCTCGGGGATATGGTTTGTCATCGTCGAATCAATTACAGAGGATGACAACAATGTTTGACAGTGAAAGACAGACTCAAGAGGCAGCTTTAGCGGTTTTAAGACAAGAAGAGAACGCAATAAGAGAACTTCTTGACCAAAACATCAAAGAACAAACACAGATTCGAAGAAACCAAAAATCTCTTTATGAAATCGACAAAAAGTTAAAGCAAATATCGATGGAAACCTCTCAGTTATCAAGTCCGTTACCAAGATCAAACAGAGCTCGGGAGAGACTGATGCATATCCAAAGAATGCCAAGGTTGAATCTTTCACGAGATGATATGATAAACAGTAcctga
- the LOC143067479 gene encoding von Willebrand factor A domain-containing protein 8-like, translating into MFQVARMSVERSIRRLQVLSGTLKGNYGRPGCEFLSIRNCSSSSGKSSVSIGEVSINVKDAINPELVPSKYLDKDSPQSILRHLQWIMQKDSLGQDIFLIGSPGPLRRQVAMMYLQLTNREGEYIALSRDTTESDIKQRREIHSGNAFYLDQCAVRAATHGRILLLEGIEKAERNVLPILNNLLENREMQLDDGRFLVAAERYDKLLEDHSKEELDQLKLVRVNERFRVIALGHPVPKYKGNPLDPPLRSRFQARDIHSPTFKEMMQSLQDELHNIPTNQLSQVLSFATAVLTKESNTLGLPDFPISNISSIAKILNTAPDTNIYNLIQRLYPYDVMLGKEGQTAVKQLLTKFELLGKNDLSKKTEEISPPVASNDQASVILNDKSKLSVTVGTKPLNRTGKESFVPTPYLDNMLAEMIQSHMVGDFCIVGPRGSGKSAIVEQFAEMLGYHVEPIMLYQDMTSRDLLQQRHTLPNGDTTWRMSPLLTAAIEGNLAVLDGVHRINQGSFGVLHRLIHDRELQLFDGTRLLRQDRFLEIKEKTGETTEELSAKGIHPIHPSFRIIALAEPPVTGSGTQQWITPEMLTMFLFHNQRRLSKQEEMQVIQSVVKDCPDLTKLFAFVHQLRSSTDPAMNSVASSLSTRQLLRIAKRLAAFPSKDFHNVVQKACLARFLPRLPKVSLDQALEAADIRKDQHNLDYSDKDMTCEVKEGRLRIGRTSIPLYNPENRTKVPDILFYENHQHLMVMEDMMKDFLLGEHLLLVGNQGVGKNKIVDRFLQLLNRPREYIQLHRDTTVQTLTLQPTVKDGIIIFEDSPLVRAVKEGHVLVVDEADKALTHVTCILKTLVESGEMHLGDGRRIVPHNSGLKPSAELILSHPDFRMIVLANRPGFPFLGNDFFGALGDIFSCHAINNPDMESEMEMLKQYGPDVPEGTLRKLVQAFGELRDLADQGLIAYPYSTREIVNMVKHLQMYPDEGLTAVVRNVFDFDSYNNELKETIVKTMQKHGIPFGATEAVVNLARLMPLPKFELKGQLQISSQGDRKHTALMTLPMETTNVSMRGPIEIAIQKFKLEKEESRSTTFSEQEAFWSLPMNETTVISDIAVTKAENRSQGKGSSDIIHIATANPVGLFTLNPRTSEAGFIDMYDLFPGVAGSYRPRVKLAPLAEPLDDNLLVHEEVANVLLSINYERGEVVRISSSSLPETQIEKRMFPSKPVQNPNQFKMLPSTLPNSKGTVIFFKQGGDEIVAFTGPHTHCISLPVNIEDVLQVGDNKWTVTATDNKKYLIHLNADNDFIFSHIDEQNIDLKLLASAPLPLSDVQLSKSLDKPTTGPNRVVVTPTSYATILSGFPDSSSIEVFSVPRTPLANNSLSGKIDPMLGLLGKPSSSASASQSKGAILHLPNSGQIVRSIPPWKVPENVYEKDQKPRDASGFLEITDVVNRTLRYIPVPGATRTSPYTSWLYDISNSSVLMAPASNDGLVTVDTGGCIRMWETALVNIERSLEEWRRMIGHGDDKPLQVTYDKESDRKADNPKHGKTDPTGAAHHGGNTWAGGTGGSNTAGLGGFGGPYRLDGGHNKVYQVPQWQKDQVPEEVKKAAREMAQKAFKERLKEINMSEYDAETYEKFSGSVRSQVQSLRVVLDSLQAKGKERQWLKNQSYGDLDDGKLIEGLTGEKAIYKRRGEKEPELGTPQEKPKRIRLVVDVSGSMYRFNGYDGRLEREMEATLMMMEAFQNYEEKFKYDIIGHSGEDHKLEICKIDKIPANNKERLVILKTMHAHSQFCLSGDNTLTATKHAIDSLAEEEADEHFVILLSDANFDRYGISPRRFGQILRSNDKVNAYAIFIGSLEDQASQLIKELPMGHAFACMDTKTLPQILQQIFTSTMLSSS; encoded by the exons GTTTTGTCAGGGACACTGAAAGGAAACTATGGAAGACCCGGTTGTGAGTTTCTGTCCATACGAAATTGTTCCAGCAGCTCTGGAAAGTCTAGTGTCAGCATTGGTGAAGTTTCCATTAACGTAAAAGATGCTATAAATCCAGAACTAGTGCCTTCCAAGTATCTTGATAAAGATTCACCACAGTCCATACTGAGACATCTACAATGGATTATGCAGAAGGATTCACTGGGACAGGATATCTTCCTTATAG GTTCACCAGGACCATTGAGACGTCAGGTGGCCATGATGTATTTACAACTTACCAATCGTGAAGGAGAATACATTGCCTTGTCAAGAGACACAACTGAGTCTGACATAAAGCAGAGGCGGGAGATCCATTCTGGGAATGCTTTTTATCTAGACCAGTGCGCCGTGAGAGCTGCAACGCATGGGCGAATATTACTTTTAGAGGGAATAGAAAAAGCTGAAAGAAATGTACTACCTATTCTGAACAATTTGTTGGAAAATCGTGAGATGCAACTAGATGATGGACGATTCCTTGTTGCAGCAGAACGGTATGATAAACTTTTGGAAGATCATTCAAAAGAAGAGCTTGATCAGCTAAAATTAGTACGGGTAAATGAAAGATTTCGGGTAATTGCTTTAGGTCATCCTGTGCCTAAATATAAGGGAAACCCTTTAGATCCTCCTTTGCGTTCACGATTTCAGGCAAGAGACATTCATTCCCCAACATTTAAGGAAATGATGCAGAGTCTGCAGGATGAACTTCATAATATACCAACAAATCAGTTGTCTCAAGTGCTGTCGTTTGCTACAGCAGTTTTGACAAAAGAATCCAATACACTAGGATTACCAGATTTCCCCATTTCCAATATTTCGTCAATTGCCAAGATCTTAAACACTGCACCAGATACCAACATTTATAACTTAATACAGAGATTATATCCTTATGACGTAATGCTTGGAAAAGAAGGACAAACAGCTGTCAAACAACTTTTGACAAAATTTGAATTGTTAGGAAAAAATGACTTATCCAAAAAGACTGAAGAAATTTCACCTCCAGTAGCATCTAACGATCAAGCATCTGTGATATTAAACGATAAGTCAAAATTAAGTGTCACAGTTGggacaaaacctttaaatagaacTGGCAAAGAGTCATTCGTTCCTACACCTTATCTTGATAATATGTTGGCAGAAATGATTCAGTCTCATATGGTTGGCGATTTTTGTATTGTTGGTCCACGGGGAAGTGGTAAAAGTGCCATTGTAGAACAATTTGCTGAGATGTTAGGTTACCATGTAGAACCCATTATGCTATACCAAGACATGACGTCACGAGATTTGCTTCAGCAACGCCACACTTTACCAAACGGAGACACCACTTGGAGAATGTCTCCTTTATTGACAGCAGCAATAGAGGGGAATTTAGCCGTTTTAGATGGTGTACATAGAATTAACCAAGGATCATTTGGTGTTTTACACAGATTGATACATGATCGTGAGCTACAATTATTTGATGGCACACGACTACTTCGACAAGATagatttttagaaataaaagagaaaactGGAGAAACGACAGAAGAACTCAGTGCAAAAGGAATTCACCCAATACATCCTTCATTTAGAATTATTGCTTTAGCAGAACCACCAGTAACAGGAAGTGGAACACAGCAGTGGATAACACCTGAAATGCTTACAATGTTTCTTTTCCACAACCAAAGACGCCTTTCTAAACAGGAAGAAATGCAGGTCATTCAATCAGTCGTTAAAGATTGTCCAGACTTGACCAAATTGTTTGCATTTGTTCACCAGCTGCGTTCATCCACGGATCCTGCTATGAATTCAGTTGCTTCATCTTTGTCAACACGTCAGCTGTTACGAATTGCTAAGCGCTTAGCAGCTTTCCCTAGTAAAGATTTCCACAATGTTGTACAGAAAGCTTGTTTAGCTAGATTTCTACCACGTCTTCCAAAAGTGAGTCTTGATCAGGCTTTGGAAGCTGCTGACATTAGAAAAGACCAGCACAACTTAGATTATTCTGATAAAGATATGACTTGTGAAGTAAAGGAGGGCAGATTACGGATAGGTAGAACGTCAATTCCATTGTACAATCCAGAAAACAGAACAAAAGTACctgacattttattttatgagAACCATCAACATTTAATGGTTATGGAAGATATGATGAAGGATTTCTTACTTGGGGAACATTTACTTCTTGTTGGGAACCAAGGTGTAGGGAAAAATAAAATCGTAGATAGATTTTTGCAGTTGTTAAATCGACCGAGAGAATACATTCAGTTACACCGAGACACAACAGTTCAGACACTAACACTTCAACCAACTGTGAAAGATGGGATCATAATATTCGAGGATTCTCCTTTAGTAAGAGCTGTCAAAGAAGGCCATGTGCTTGTTGTGGACGAGGCAGACAAGGCACTGACGCATGTGACTTGCATTCTGAAAACACTAGTTGAATCTGGCGAAATGCACTTAGGTGATGGTAGACGAATTGTACCACATAATTCTGGATTGAAACCATCAGCAGAACTGATTTTGAGCCATCCAGATTTTCGAATGATAGTCTTAGCTAACCGTCCTGGATTTCCATTTTTAGGAAACGACTTTTTTGGAGCATTAGGAGATATTTTTAGTTGTCACGCAATTAATAATCCTGATATGGAATCTGAAATGGAAATGCTGAAACAGTATGGACCTGACGTTCCAGAAGGCACATTACGTAAACTAGTTCAGGCCTTTGGTGAACTTCGCGATTTGGCAGACCAGGGTTTAATTGCATATCCTTATTCAACTAGAGAAATTGTCAACATGGTAAAACATTTACAGATGTATCCAGATGAAGGATTGACCGCAGTTGTAAGGaatgtttttgattttgattccTACAATAATGAACTTAAAGAGACTATTGTAAAAACAATGCAGAAACATGGTATACCATTTGGAGCAACCGAGGCAGTGGTGAATTTAGCAAGACTTATGCCGCTGCCAAAATTTGAGTTGAAGGGACAGCTTCAAATATCAAGTCAAGGTGATCGCAAACACACAG CTTTGATGACATTGCCCATGGAAACTACCAACGTTAGCATGAGAGGTCCGATAGAAATTGCGATACagaaattcaaattagaaaaagaggAATCAAGATCAACAACGTTTTCAGAACAAGAAGCCTTCTGGAGTCTTCCAATGAATGAAACAACAGTTATTAGCGATATTGCAGTAACAAAGGCAGAAAATAGATCACAAGGCAAAGGGTCTTCGGACATCATCCACATAGCAACTGCTAATCCGGTTGGCTTATTCACACTTAATCCAAGAACCTCTGAAGCAGGTTTTATtgatatgtatgatttatttccGGGTGTTGCGGGATCATATCGTCCAAGGGTAAAATTAGCTCCTTTGGCAGAGCCACTTGACGATAATTTATTAGTCCACGAGGAAGTCGCAAATGTATTGTTGTCCATTAATTATGAAAGAGGTGAGGTTGTTAGAATTTCATCGAGTTCATTGCCTGAAACACAAATTGAGAAACGGATGTTTCCTTCAAAACCTGTACAAAATCCCAACCAATTCAAAATGTTGCCGAGTACGCTTCCAAATTCTAAAGGTACTGTTATATTCTTCAAACAAGGTGGAGACGAAATAGTTGCATTTACTGGGCCACACACTCATTGTATATCTTTACCTGTGAATATTGAAGACGTTCTCCAAGTCGGAGATAACAAATGGACTGTTACTGCAACTGATAATAAGAAGTATTTAATACATTTAAATGCAGACAACGACTTTATTTTCAGTCATATTGACGAGCAGAATATCGATTTGAAATTATTAGCATCAGCACCCTTACCTCTGAGTGACGTACAGTTATCAAAATCCTTGGATAAACCAACAACTGGTCCAAATCGAGTAGTTGTTACACCTACCAGCTATGCTACTATTCTGTCTGGGTTTCCAGATTCATCCAGCATTGAAGTTTTCTCAGTACCACGGACACCTTTAGCTAATAATAGTTTATCAGGAAAAATAGATCCTATGTTAGGTCTTCTTGGTAAACCATCGTCATCTGCATCTGCTTCACAGTCAAAAGGTGCAATTCTTCATTTGCCAAACTCTGGGCAAATAGTAAGGTCAATACCACCCTGGAAAGTACCGGAAAATGTATACGAAAAGGATCAGAAACCGAGAGATGCAAGTGGATTCCTTGAAATTACAGATGTTGTGAACCGTACCTTGAGATATATTCCTGTACCAGGAGCAACCCGTACATCTCCATATACTTCGTGGTTGTACGACATATCCAATTCCTCTGTGTTAATGGCCCCAGCTAGCAACGACGGTCTAGTTACTGTTGATACAGGAGGGTGTATAAGAATGTGGGAAACTGCCCTGGTTAATATTGAACGGTCTCTCGAGGAATGGAGGCGAATGATTGGACACGGAGACGACAAACCTTTACAGGTTACCTACGACAAGGAAAGTGATCGCAAAGCAGATAACCCAAAACATGGAAAGACTGACCCAACTGGTGCTGCACATCATGGCGGTAATACTTGGGCTGGTGGCACTGGAGGTAGTAACACTGCTG GACTCGGAGGTTTTGGTGGACCCTATAGATTAGATGGCGGCCACAACAAGGTATATCAAGTGCCTCAGTGGCAGAAAGACCAAGTTCCAGAAGAAGTCAAAAAGGCTGCTCGAGAAATGGCACAGAAGGCATTTAAAGAAAGACTGAAAGAAATAAATATGAGTGAATACGATGCTGAAACTTACGAAAAGTTCTCTGGCAGTGTGAGGAGTCAAGTGCAGTCATTACGGGTAGTTTTGGACAGTTTACAAGCTAAAGGGAAAGAAAGACAGTGGCTGAAAAACCAGTCATACGGTGATTTAGATGATGGTAAATTAATTGAGGGGCTTACAGGTGAAAAGGCCATTTACAAAAGAAGGGGAGAGAAGGAACCCGAACTTGGAACGCCACAAGAAAAGCCTAAGCGTATTCGATTGGTTGTCGACGTTTCTGGAAGTATGTATAGATTTAATGGCTATGATGGACGTTTAGAGCGGGAAATGGAAGCGACGCTTATGATGATGGAAGCCTTTCAAAATTacgaagaaaaattcaaatacGATATTATTGGGCATTCCGGAGAAGATCATAAATTGGAGATATGCAAGATAGACAAAATTCCTGCAAACAACAAGGAAAGACTGGTTATTCTTAAAACAATGCATgcacattctcaattttgtttgaGCGGTGATAATACATTGACGGCAACAAAACATGCAATAGACAGTCTTGCAGAAGAAGAAGCAGACGAACATTTTGTCATTCTGTTAAGTGATGCGAACTTTGACCGATATGGCATTTCTCCTCGTCGATTTGGGCAAATATTGCGTTCAAACGACAAGGTGAATGCCTATGCTATTTTTATCGGTTCTTTAGAGGACCAGGCTTCTCAGTTGATCAAGGAATTACCGATGGGACATGCTTTTGCTTGTATGGACACGAAAACTTTGCCACAAATTTTACAACAGATTTTTACCTCGACCATGTTATCATCAAGTTGA